The DNA region TTTGATGACGGGGTCGGACCGGGACCGGCGTTTTTCCGGACGGATTCGACCCTCCGTTTTTGAATCCGGTCTTCCTGTGATTCCCATGTTCCGATTGAAACGGATCACGGTGCGGGTCGTGGGAGAAGGGTTTCGACCGGTCGTCTGGAATATGTACCAGTATTTGAACCAACATTAGGGAAGACAGGAAGGTCCCTGCCATCAGGCGCGCGCGGCCGGAATTCTTCCCGCTGTTTTTGATATCAAATGACCGGAGTTTTTCACATGAACAAATGGGAGTTAAAATCCTTGAGCGATGACCGTCGATCTTGGGTGAACCGGCTGACCCGTCTGCTGTACTGGTCGATCCTGCTGTCCCCGTTTCTTCCGCCCGTGGCTCTCGCGGCGGTGGGGGCGGCCACGGTTGCGACACACCGGGGCAAGTGGCCTTTCTTTTCATGGCCGGAAAAAATTTGGGTCGGCTTCATGCTCCTTTCTTTGGTCAGTTGGGCGTTCAATCCTTCCTGGTTCTGGTGGATCCCGATCGGAATCATTCCCGGCGTCATGTTTGCTCTTTATTATCTGTTGTCCGTATGGATGCGGGAAACGGTCCGATGGACCTGGCAGGAAGTGCAGGACATGTATCTGCGCTTCTGGCTGGGCGGGTTTTATGTGGCTTTCATCGTGATCATCCAACAGATCGATTGGGCGCCGCTCAACGAAACGTTGCTCGGCCCGCTGCTCGATGTTTACGACAAGTTCCGGTGGCAGGCGGAAAATTCGGTGCGGAGTGTGGGAACTTCCGGCAATTCCAATCTTGCCGCCGCCCTGCTCATCTGTTTTGCGCTGATGAGCATCCATGCCTTGTCCGTCTTGCCAAAACGTTGGCAAAAAGCGGGGGCTTTCCTCGGATTTCTGGTGTTCTGCGCGGCCATCTGGTGTACGGGCTCACGGGGAGCGTGGGTCGGTCTGGTGATCGGGTTGATCGTCCAAATCTGGATGACGGGTCACCGGGTCCGGACGGTCGTGATCACGCTTGGCATCTTGATCGCCGTCTCCCTTTTTCCGGAGATCATTCCGCGCAAGGATACGTTGGCCAGCACCATCCAGGCCCGGGTGGAGGTATGGTCGACCGCGCTGGAGATTTTCAGGGAGCATTGGCTGCTCGGAACCCTTCCGCTGCACTTCGGCCAGATTTTCGCGAAAAAGGCCGGATTTTATGTGTACCATGCTCACAACATCTTTCTCGGGATCGCGACGGAATACGGAATCATCGGTTTGTTGCTCTTCCTGACCCTCATCGTGGAGACGATCCGTCGGGCCAGACGCTGGAGAAAAGCGGCCAATGCCCGGGAAGAAAAGCGTCTCGCCGGGATGCTTTTGTCCCAGACGATCGCTCTATTGGGACATGGCATGTACGATTACCCCATCATTGCACCTCAGGTCGGACTTCTGTTCATGCTCAGCGTGATCATGATCCACACTCAGTACGAAAGACGAATCCTGCAAAGACCCCAGTGGAGCGACGATTCGCACCATCCTCCGGACTCCCGGACGTATTCCCGTACGGCTTCCTCGATGCTGCTGCTTTTGTGGGGACAACTCCGGCAGGAGTGGCAAAAACGGACGGGATGATTGGATTTCTTTCCTCCCCGGAAAGGGGCAAGTGCCAGCGGGAATCGCTGCTTTTGTGACAACCCGTATAAAGAAGCCGTTTCCCGGCGAAGATGGATACCGAAATTCAGCTTAAGGACCGGAAGGTGAAATTCGGTGAAACCATCCATCAGGATCGCCGGAACGGCGCTTGCCGTTCTGCTGTTGGCCGTGCCGACGGGAGCCAAGGGGGAAGCGGCCTCACCCTCGCAGGCTTCCGTCCGGATCGAAGTGAAAAAAGGAGACACGTTGTATTCGATCGCCCGTCGGTACGGAAGCACCGTCAATGAAATCGCCGACATCAACGGAATCGAAAACCCTTCCCTCATCCGGATCGGTCAGGTGCTGACCGTTCCGAAAAAAACGTCCGCTTCCAAGCAAGTCCGAACCGAATCCTCCGACGGGAAGGAAGCAGCCGTCCCGGCTGTTTCCTTGCCGGCCCTCAGCCGGGGCAAGGACTTGGGGCTGTTTACGCTGACCGCCTACACGGCGGGCCCTGAATCCACCGGTAAACGTCCCGGTGATCCCGCCTACGGCATCACGTCCAGCGGGGCGATGGTGACGGAGGGGTACACCATCGCCGTGGATCCGGAAGTGATTCCGATCGGTTCCCGGGTGTACATCGAAGGCATCGGTTACCGCATTGCCCAGGACACCGGTTCGAAGATCAAAGGAAAGCGAATCGACGTTTACATGTCTGATCTGGAAGCCGCGAAACAATTCGGCGTCAGGAAAAATGTCAGGGTGGAGTTGGTGGACTGACGATTCAAAGTCGGGGAAGGGACGTGTTGGAGCCTTGTTTGAAAGGCTCTTTTTTTGTGTGTTTTCCGGTACAATGGAATCAATCGGACAGGAGGGCCAAGCATGCGATTCACGTTGAAACCGGATGTTCCCTACTCATTCGAAAAAACGGTGCGACGCCTGAAACAGTTTGAAAAAACGATGTGGGTCCGGAAGGAGGACGCGCTTGCCAGAGCGATACGGGGAAAACGGGGCCCTTTGTTGGTGACGGTTCGAAACGCTGCCGATGATGCCGGTCTTGTCGCGGAAGTGTCCGGACCGGTGGCGGACGGGGAGGAGGAGCTGTTGAAGAAGCTGGTGGCCCGCATGTTCGGGCTGGATGTGGATCTGACTCCCTTTTACGAAAAACTGGACGATCACCCGGTGCTGGGGCCGGTGATCCGGGAACGACACGGGTTGCAGATCGTTCAGGATCCCACGGTGTACGAATGCCTGGTCAAAACCGTCATCAGCCAGCAGCTCAATCTCTCGTTTGCCGGTACGCTCGTCCGGCGATTGGTGGAGCGGGCCGGCGAACACCTCGAGATCGGGGGCGAAACATTTCCGGTTTTCCCTTCGCCGGAACAAGTCGCCCGACTGCAGCCGAAAGACCTGCAAGCGTTGCAATTCAACCGGCGCAAGGCGGAATACGTGATCGACATCTCCAGGATGGTGACGGACGGCAAGCTGGACCTGGAAGGGCTCCGGGATTTGCCCGACGGGGAAGTGTTTGAGAGGCTGCTGCCGATTCGCGGAGTGGGGCGTTGGACGGTCGAATGCGTCCTTCTTTTCGGGCTCGGCCGTCCGGACCTTCTTCCGGCGGCGGACATCGGCTTGAGAAACGCCCTCAGGAAGTTGTACGGCATGGACGCGCAACCGGATGAACAAACGGTTCGCCGCCTGGGGGAGGAATGGGCTCCCTTCCGCAGTCATGCCACCTGTTATTTGTGGGATTCTCTGGGGTGATGGACGCCCGAAAATGTGATAACATCGGTACAGGATTCGTCGGAAATCAGCCGGTCAATCAAGGAGGAATGACCATTGGCCAAGAAGAGGAAGGCCGAGAGGCGTGTCGCTGCGGTGGACGCGATGGGAATCTTGATGCGTGATCTGAAAAAGGCCGCCTTGTGGATCGTTGTTTCCGTCGGTACGGTGTCGTTGCTGGCCGTCGCGTGGAGATGGTTGTCCGCGTGAATGCGGCTTCCGCGAAGCTTGCCGATTCATGCCGATCATGAAAAAAGCCGGAGCTTTCCCGATGGGAGGAGAAAGCGTCCGGCTTTTTTTCGGACTCGCCGCCTGTCAGTTTGTGACGGGCTCTTTGGTCCGGTTGTCTAGGCGAAGGGAATCGTGAAGGATGACGCTCCGCGGGTATCCGATTTCGAGGCCTTGTGCATGCAGCACAAGAACGGTTTCTTTTCGCATTTCCCGCTCCAGCGCCCAGTAAGCTTCCGGATCGCAGACCGCCGTGAACGTGAATTCCACGCCGGTTTGATCGATCCGGGTCACCCCCAACACGTTCGCCGGTTCAATGATGGAGTCGGCGTACTTCCCGTTGATGCGTTCGCACACTTCTTCCAGGGAGCGTTGGACGAGGGACAAATCCGCTTCGTAGGGCACGGTGGCCTTCACGATTGCTCGCATTCTGTCGCGATTGTAGTTGGTGACCTGTTGGATGTTGCCGTTGGCGATATAGTGCAGCCGCTGGTTGAATTCACGGATTTTGGTGATGCGCAGCCCCACTTCTTCCACCGTTCCCATGATCTGTCCGTTGATTTCGACGATGTCCCCCACTTCCAGTTGTCCTTCGAAGATCATGAAAAAGCCGGTGATCACGTCACGAACCAGGTTTTGCGCACCGAAGCCGATGGCCAGACCCAGAATCCCGGCACCCGCCAGAACGGGCAGGGGATCAAAGCCCAGGTTGATGAGCAGCGTCAGCACCGAGACAAAGTAAATCGAGTAACGGGCGATGGATTTGATCAGTTTTCTGAGCGTGTTGGCTTTTTTGGTTTCAATCGGGCTGATGTCGAAAATCTTGTCGATCAACCGGTCCACGAAACGGAGCAGGACCATGGTCAACACGATGATCAACGTGATTTCCGCGACGGGAAGAACGACGTATGAAACGGGATCCTCGATAACCCGGGTGATGAGCGATTTGGTTTGCAAAGCGAATTCCTGTGCAGCCGCCATCCGGCTTTCCACGGTGTCCGAGGTCGGTTGCTGTCCGTTCAAAGATGTTCACCTCCGGATTGATGCCGGTTCTTATGATACCAGATGGCGGATCTTTTTTTCCAACTGCTCCTCTTTCATCCATCCGACAAAAGAGTGAAAAGGTTTCAAGTCGTGATCCAGGAGGGCCACCGCCACGAAAGGAAAATGTTTTTTGTGATGATAACGGACGTCCAGCCACCGGACCTCATATCCGAACGGGCGACGGTAGACCCGGGGATATCCGTACGACGTGAGGGACAGGAAGGCACGGATGGACTCCGCCTGGCGGGATGCTTCCACGGCCGGATGCCCCAGATCTTCCGTGCTCATCTCCCCTGTCCACTGCAGGGTTTCATTGCGGATTTCACCGAGTTTCACCCGATCGGGCCATTCCGCGATCACGTTCCAGGTCCTGAAGCGTGCCGTGGGGGTGACGGTCACCCGCCTCGGGGCGCCTTCCTGTCCGCGCACCAGGCTCACCAGACGGGAACGGACCAGGAAGCGGTGAATCACATACATCGTGATGACGACATACAAGGACGGAAAAATGACGACGGCCCGGTCCGGAAAGAACCACCACAGAAACAGGGCGACAAGATGTGCCGAGAAAATGAATGGGTCGAAGATGTTGAGCGTATGGAGGGCGATCCATTGACGGGAAAACGGCCTGAGAGCCTGGGTTCCGTAAACGTTGAACACATCGATGAACACATGAATGAAGACGGCGACAAACGTCCAGAGCCAGACATGGAGCCAGGAGGCCCCGGGGATGAAAGAAACGAGAGCGGCCGTGATGACCGAGGGCCAGATCACCAGCATCGGAATCGAATGGGACCATCCCCGGTGATTCCGGATGTATGCGGCTTTTCCCTTCAACCGGTACAGGGTGTCCAGATCGGGAATCTCCGAGCCGACGACCGTTCCCAGCAAAACAGCCTGTGTCGTTTGCACACTCTCCGTCACTGCGGGGTCGAGCTGGGCGAGGCCGAACAACCCCAGCCCCATGACAAAGTGGGTAGCCGTATCCATGAAGCCTTCCCCCAGTTCAAAAAATGCTGTTCCTGAAAAGTGTAACAGATTTGTTCGGTTCACATCTGACGAAACCGGAAAAAAATCAAGAGCCCATGTTAAGATGATCATAACGGGGAGGGATTTGCGATGTGGACCGTGTTTGTGGAATACACCGTCCTTGATGAGAAAATGGAAGCTTATCACAGGATCGTTCCCGAAATCAGGGAGATCACCGCAGCCATGGGCGGCGTGATTCGTCACCGGATTTTGAAAGCCGTGGATCAACCGGGAAAGTTCGTGGAAGTGATCCACGTGTCTTCCGAGGAAGACGCACGACGGGTATTGTCTGCCCGCACAAGCGGAACCCATCCCCGGACGGAGGAACTTTTCAAAAACGGGTGCCGTGGATGGCTGTTTGCGTCGATGGATGAAACCCGTGAGTGACCGTCTGCCTTCCGCCGCATGGTTCCGGCAATCACATTGTAAATAATCTTCCATATCCTTGAAGATCGATTCCGGTGTATGATGAAGACAGTCGTTGTTTTTTCAGGATGATGGAGGATCATGATACATGTCCGGTGCAAAACACGAAATTCCCGAAAAACTGGGACACCCGTCGACCGTTGCGGCCATCAGGAAAGCGCTCGTCGACTGGTACCGGTCAAACAAGCGGGACCTTCCCTGGAGACGGGTGACCGATCCGTACAAAATCTGGGTTTCCGAAGTGATGCTTCAGCAGACCCGGGTGGAGACGGTCATTCCATACTATGAACGGTTCATTGAGCGGTTTCCGGATGCACGGACCCTCGCCGAAGCTCCCGAAGAAGAAGTCTTCAAGGCGTGGGAGGGGCTGGGCTATTACTCCCGCATCCGCAACTTTCACAGTGCCGTGAAGGAAGTGGTTTCTTCCTGCGGCGGAAAGGTGCCGGATGATCCGGAAACATTTTCACGGCTGAAGGGAGTCGGTCCGTACACGGTCGGAGCCGTGCTGTCCATCGCTTACGGAAAG from Staphylospora marina includes:
- a CDS encoding antibiotic biosynthesis monooxygenase, with the translated sequence MWTVFVEYTVLDEKMEAYHRIVPEIREITAAMGGVIRHRILKAVDQPGKFVEVIHVSSEEDARRVLSARTSGTHPRTEELFKNGCRGWLFASMDETRE
- a CDS encoding 3D domain-containing protein, with protein sequence MKPSIRIAGTALAVLLLAVPTGAKGEAASPSQASVRIEVKKGDTLYSIARRYGSTVNEIADINGIENPSLIRIGQVLTVPKKTSASKQVRTESSDGKEAAVPAVSLPALSRGKDLGLFTLTAYTAGPESTGKRPGDPAYGITSSGAMVTEGYTIAVDPEVIPIGSRVYIEGIGYRIAQDTGSKIKGKRIDVYMSDLEAAKQFGVRKNVRVELVD
- a CDS encoding DNA-3-methyladenine glycosylase family protein encodes the protein MRFTLKPDVPYSFEKTVRRLKQFEKTMWVRKEDALARAIRGKRGPLLVTVRNAADDAGLVAEVSGPVADGEEELLKKLVARMFGLDVDLTPFYEKLDDHPVLGPVIRERHGLQIVQDPTVYECLVKTVISQQLNLSFAGTLVRRLVERAGEHLEIGGETFPVFPSPEQVARLQPKDLQALQFNRRKAEYVIDISRMVTDGKLDLEGLRDLPDGEVFERLLPIRGVGRWTVECVLLFGLGRPDLLPAADIGLRNALRKLYGMDAQPDEQTVRRLGEEWAPFRSHATCYLWDSLG
- a CDS encoding metal-dependent hydrolase is translated as MDTATHFVMGLGLFGLAQLDPAVTESVQTTQAVLLGTVVGSEIPDLDTLYRLKGKAAYIRNHRGWSHSIPMLVIWPSVITAALVSFIPGASWLHVWLWTFVAVFIHVFIDVFNVYGTQALRPFSRQWIALHTLNIFDPFIFSAHLVALFLWWFFPDRAVVIFPSLYVVITMYVIHRFLVRSRLVSLVRGQEGAPRRVTVTPTARFRTWNVIAEWPDRVKLGEIRNETLQWTGEMSTEDLGHPAVEASRQAESIRAFLSLTSYGYPRVYRRPFGYEVRWLDVRYHHKKHFPFVAVALLDHDLKPFHSFVGWMKEEQLEKKIRHLVS
- a CDS encoding mechanosensitive ion channel family protein; translated protein: MNGQQPTSDTVESRMAAAQEFALQTKSLITRVIEDPVSYVVLPVAEITLIIVLTMVLLRFVDRLIDKIFDISPIETKKANTLRKLIKSIARYSIYFVSVLTLLINLGFDPLPVLAGAGILGLAIGFGAQNLVRDVITGFFMIFEGQLEVGDIVEINGQIMGTVEEVGLRITKIREFNQRLHYIANGNIQQVTNYNRDRMRAIVKATVPYEADLSLVQRSLEEVCERINGKYADSIIEPANVLGVTRIDQTGVEFTFTAVCDPEAYWALEREMRKETVLVLHAQGLEIGYPRSVILHDSLRLDNRTKEPVTN
- a CDS encoding O-antigen ligase family protein, translating into MSDDRRSWVNRLTRLLYWSILLSPFLPPVALAAVGAATVATHRGKWPFFSWPEKIWVGFMLLSLVSWAFNPSWFWWIPIGIIPGVMFALYYLLSVWMRETVRWTWQEVQDMYLRFWLGGFYVAFIVIIQQIDWAPLNETLLGPLLDVYDKFRWQAENSVRSVGTSGNSNLAAALLICFALMSIHALSVLPKRWQKAGAFLGFLVFCAAIWCTGSRGAWVGLVIGLIVQIWMTGHRVRTVVITLGILIAVSLFPEIIPRKDTLASTIQARVEVWSTALEIFREHWLLGTLPLHFGQIFAKKAGFYVYHAHNIFLGIATEYGIIGLLLFLTLIVETIRRARRWRKAANAREEKRLAGMLLSQTIALLGHGMYDYPIIAPQVGLLFMLSVIMIHTQYERRILQRPQWSDDSHHPPDSRTYSRTASSMLLLLWGQLRQEWQKRTG